Proteins from a genomic interval of Danio rerio strain Tuebingen ecotype United States chromosome 4, GRCz12tu, whole genome shotgun sequence:
- the znf1069 gene encoding zinc finger protein 1069 isoform X1, producing MAFIKEESEDVKIEETFTVKQEDLQEQTDLIEVNEGSKEEEHHVKIEEKTYLQTDGILKRRDKNRFICTQCGKSFGRKDNLKIHMKIHTGEKPFTCTQCGKSFSQSSNLNDHMMIHTGEKPFTCTQCGKSFRKSSSLTLHMMIHTGEKPFTCTQCGKSYSQSSHLNQHMMVHTGEKPFTCTQCGKSFNRSSGLYQHMRIHTGEKPFTCTQCGKSFNRSSNLYKHMRNHTGEKPFSCVQCGKSFNFSSTLYQHMTIHTGEKPFTCTQCGKSFTCSSRLHQHMRIHTGEKPFTCTQCGKCFNFSSNLNRHMRIHSGEKPYTCTQCGKSFSQSSHLNQHIMSHTGEKPFMSNHLV from the exons atggcgtttattaaagaggagagtgaagatgtgaagattgaagaaacatttacagtcaaacaggaagatctgcaggaacaaacag acttAATTGAAGtgaatgaggggagtaaagaggaggaacatcatgtcaaaattgaggaaaaaacctatttacagactgatggtattttgaaaaggagagacaagaaccgtttcatctgcactcagtgtggaaagagttttggaagaaaagacaatcttaagattcacatgaaaatacacactggagagaaaccattcacatgcactcagtgtgggaagagtttcagccaatcatcaaaccttaatgaccacatgatgatccacactggagagaaaccattcacatgcactcagtgtgggaagagtttcaggaaGTCATCATCCCTTActctacacatgatgatccacactggagaaaaaccattcacatgcactcagtgtgggaagagttacagccaatcatcacaccttaatcaacacatgatggtccacactggagagaaaccattcacatgcactcagtgtgggaaaagttttaaccGCTCATCAGGCCTTTATCAacatatgaggattcacactggagagaaaccattcacatgcactcagtgtggaaaaagttttaaccgctcatcaaacctttataaacacatgaggaaccacactggagagaaaccattctcatgtgttcagtgtgggaagagttttaacttctCATCAACCCTTTATCAACACATgacaatccacactggagagaaaccattcacatgcactcagtgtgggaagagttttacctGCTCATCACGCCttcatcaacacatgaggatccacactggagagaaaccattcacatgcactcagtgtgggaagtgttttaacttttcatcaaaccttaatcgacacatgaggatccacagtggagagaaaccatacacatgcactcagtgtgggaagagtttcagccaatcatcacaccttaatcaacacatcatgagccacactggagagaaaccattcatgtctaatcatcttgtttaa
- the znf1069 gene encoding zinc finger protein 1069 isoform X5 has product MKIHTGEKPFTCTQCGKSFSQSSNLNDHMMIHTGEKPFTCTQCGKSFRKSSSLTLHMMIHTGEKPFTCTQCGKSYSQSSHLNQHMMVHTGEKPFTCTQCGKSFNRSSGLYQHMRIHTGEKPFTCTQCGKSFNRSSNLYKHMRNHTGEKPFSCVQCGKSFNFSSTLYQHMTIHTGEKPFTCTQCGKSFTCSSRLHQHMRIHTGEKPFTCTQCGKCFNFSSNLNRHMRIHSGEKPYTCTQCGKSFSQSSHLNQHIMSHTGEKPFMSNHLV; this is encoded by the coding sequence atgaaaatacacactggagagaaaccattcacatgcactcagtgtgggaagagtttcagccaatcatcaaaccttaatgaccacatgatgatccacactggagagaaaccattcacatgcactcagtgtgggaagagtttcaggaaGTCATCATCCCTTActctacacatgatgatccacactggagaaaaaccattcacatgcactcagtgtgggaagagttacagccaatcatcacaccttaatcaacacatgatggtccacactggagagaaaccattcacatgcactcagtgtgggaaaagttttaaccGCTCATCAGGCCTTTATCAacatatgaggattcacactggagagaaaccattcacatgcactcagtgtggaaaaagttttaaccgctcatcaaacctttataaacacatgaggaaccacactggagagaaaccattctcatgtgttcagtgtgggaagagttttaacttctCATCAACCCTTTATCAACACATgacaatccacactggagagaaaccattcacatgcactcagtgtgggaagagttttacctGCTCATCACGCCttcatcaacacatgaggatccacactggagagaaaccattcacatgcactcagtgtgggaagtgttttaacttttcatcaaaccttaatcgacacatgaggatccacagtggagagaaaccatacacatgcactcagtgtgggaagagtttcagccaatcatcacaccttaatcaacacatcatgagccacactggagagaaaccattcatgtctaatcatcttgtttaa
- the LOC110439488 gene encoding uncharacterized protein — protein MEFIKEESEDVKIEETFTVKQEDLQEQTDLIKDYEESKEEEHHVKIEDKTHLETDGVLKVRDKSCFTCTQCGKSLASKSKLKTHMRIHTGEKPFTCTQCGKSFSHSSSLNQHMRIHTGEKPFTCTQCGKSFSKSSSLYRHMKIHTGEKPLTCTHCGKSFNHSSFLNLHMRIHTGEKPLTCPQCGKSFSKSSSLYKHMKIHTGEKPFTCTQCGKSFYDSSYLKKHIRIHTGEKPFTCAQCGKSFNCSSHLKKHMMIHTGEKPFTCTQCGKSFSKSSSLYRHMRIHTGEKPFTCTQCGKSFSHSSSLNQHIMIHTGEKPFTCPQCGKSFIHSSNLNLHMRIHTGEKPFTCSQCGKSFSTSSHLKQHMKIHTGVREYMCLECEKTFITAADLKRHQRIHTGDKPYKCSHCSKRFTRSETLKTHERIHAGDKL, from the exons atggagtttattaaagaggagagtgaagatgtgaagattgaagagacattcacagtcaaacaggaagatctgcaggaacaaacag acctaattaaagactacgaggagagtaaagaggaggaacatcatgtcaaaattgaggacaaaactcatttagagactgaTGGTGTGTTAAAAGTGAGAGACAAGAGTTGttttacctgcactcagtgtggaaagagtttggcaagcaaaagcaaattaaagactcacatgaggatccacactggagagaaaccattcacatgcactcagtgtgggaagagtttcagccactcatcatctcttaatcaacacatgagaatccacactggagagaaaccattcacatgcactcagtgtgggaagagttttagcaaatcatcgtcgctttatagacacatgaagatccacactggagaaaaaccattgacttgcactcattgtgggaagagtttcaaccactcATCAttccttaatctacacatgaggatccacactggagagaaaccattaacatgccctcagtgtgggaagagttttagcaaatcatcgtcgctttataaacacatgaagatccacaccggagaaaaaccatttacatgcactcagtgtgggaagagtttctacGATTCATCATACCTCAAAaaacacataaggatccacactggagagaaaccattcacatgcgctcagtgtgggaagagttttaactgctcatcacaccttaaaaagcacatgatgatccacactggagaaaaaccattcacatgcactcagtgtgggaagagtttcagcaaatcttCGTCGCTTTATAGACATATGAGGATCCATaccggagaaaaaccattcacttgcactcagtgtgggaagagtttcagccactcatcatcccttaatcaacacatcatgatccacactggagagaaaccattcacatgccctcagtgtgggaagagtttcatccactCATCAaatcttaatctacacatgaggatccacactggagagaaaccattcacatgctctcaatgtgggaagagtttcagcacatcatcacaccttaaacaacacatgaaaatccacactggtgtgagagagtatatgtgcttggagtgtgagaagacttttattacagctgcagatttgaaacggcaccagaggattcacactggagataaaccgtacaagtgttcacattGCAGTAAGAGGTTTACTCGCTCAGAaaccctgaaaacacatgagaggattcacgctGGAGATAAACTGTAG